From one Triticum urartu cultivar G1812 chromosome 3, Tu2.1, whole genome shotgun sequence genomic stretch:
- the LOC125543423 gene encoding putative E3 ubiquitin-protein ligase LIN isoform X1 encodes MAGPTPTYSAVVAHASAFLAELIADPLLRRHLLSAAAAADGGGGQHTAATLQALSLISDALDTVPSASPSPSSLRAAERLLLSLPAATPLSCLLSAIASAARRRGGAPSAASAVLDLFVLDPALARHELAPAAFEALFAPRLLAVMRHFATRRASAVAAVASAAQGDEERSDETVALSAMRVLSLMSGAQAHEMRGLEREYEMVLDVNCKAYALYLKKILEAGEAPRMTPPPPPPELVFTTGQHADEYENTGYEEASTDADDGAVSSQNGVRNNPMWAEAEGDMYPRQGSIKGRREMMRPPSLYPQRVAPHLIVQQQKKQPPQVGRGSPASRLRAGYSPATASDESTEDSSSEIYTGKQEKPASSPLSKPRRAQPRADDGARPSPEPSRSPMGGDAELSRHQQQAATTPKDFVCPITSQVFDDPVTLETGQTYERRAIQEWLDRGNATCPITRQHLHGGSLPKTNYVLKRLIAGWREQSPPATPITPPTPATPAVPRTPATARMESPAPAFKINSPSPDATGSQASAPSPTSVIVQATVESAVGELRAAVSCLCTSEELAESEKSVLRIERLWREAGAAEQAFFSALAKPAVINGFVEILFNSVSAQVLQVAVFLLAELASRDDGVVQTLTRVDTDVDCLVALFKKGLVEAVVLIFLLSPSVEQLVEMDMGEALVATIRRADEADALNMCVKPKSASVILLSQILTESGVSRESTPPVPRSSLVSERFVRSTALVLEAEQVEVRVAAMRILMRCIGEDGHCRSSIVEKLAVNAVLDAFHVVGDADKFEIVRFLSELLKLKRRSAAERVLRAIKEGSSFSMMHTLLVYLQSTTPEQSPVVAGLLLQLDLLVEPRKISMYREEAMDSLVQCLKNSDFPRSQLLAAETIMNLPGKFSSSGRPLARSALLKLARVKERYRQSQELSVVRGTDGAEDDAAGEEKAASEWERKTAYALVSHEFGLVLEALSECLESKNAELFAASLVCAAWLVHMLSLLPDTGVLGAARVCLLRQLVLVLRSAKHGSDRALAMVALRSFMNDREGMQDITTYIKDVLRTLRELKKSSGLAFEMLKLLSDGQESSIDMWNHKELNNADCSSNGEVTSIVYYKSYIFSGHSDGTLKVWEGSENILRLVQESQEHAKAITSLSILPSEEKLYSGSMDRTIRVWQFRDGLRCAEVYDTRDPVQNLAVASAMACFVPQGAGVKTLSWNGGTPKVLNPSKSVRSMALVHGKLFCGCNDGSIQEIDLASGTLGVIQPGNKRILGKSNPVYSLQVHDGLLYTGSTPLDGASVKIWNSSNYNLVGSIPSAAEVRSLVVSADLVYLGSRNGAVEIWSREKLIKIGALQAGGAGCRVQCMAVDADGDVLVVGTSDGKIQAWGLT; translated from the exons ATGGCAGGGCCTACGCCGACGTACTCCGCCGTCGTGGCGCACGCCTCGGCGTTCCTCGCGGAGCTCATCGCCGACCCGCTCCTCCGGCGCCACCTCCTCTCCGCCGCAGCCGCCGCGGACGGCGGCGGGGGGCAGCACACGGCCGCGACGCTCCAGGCGCTGTCGCTCATATCGGACGCGCTGGACACGGTCCCGTCCGCCTCGCCTTCGCCGTCGTCGCTCCGCGCCGCCGAGCGGCTGCTGCTGTCCCTCCCCGCGGCCACCCCGCTCTCCTGCCTCCTCTCCGCTATCGCGTCGGCAGCGCGACGACGCGGCGGGGCGCCTTCCGCCGCATCCGCCGTGCTCGACCTCTTCGTCCTCGACCCCGCGCTCGCGCGCCACGAGCTCGCGCCCGCGGCATTCGAGGCGCTCTTCgcgccgcgcctcctcgccgtCATGCGGCACTTCGCCACGCGCCGCGCGTCGGCCGTCGCCGCCGTGGCTTCCGCGGCGCAGGGCGACGAGGAAAGATCCGACGAGACAGTGGCGCTGTCGGCGATGAGGGTGCTGTCGCTGATGAGCGGCGCCCAGGCGCACGAGATGAGGGGCCTGGAGCGCGAGTACGAGATGGTGCTGGACGTGAACTGCAAGGCCTACGCGCTCTACCTAAAGAAGATCCTCGAAGCCGGCGAGGCGCCACGGATgacgccgccgcctcctcccccagAGCTTGTATTCACCACCGGACAGCACGCCGACGAGTACGAGAACACCGGCTACGAGGAAGCCTCGACGGACGCCGACGATGGGGCCGTCAGTTCGCAGAATGGCGTACGGAATAAT CCGATGTGGGCGGAGGCGGAGGGCGACATGTACCCGCGGCAGGGCAGCATCAAGGGCCGGAGGGAAATGATGAGGCCGCCGAGCCTGTACCCGCAGCGCGTGGCTCCGCACCTCATAGTGCAGCAGCAGAAGAAGCAGCCGCCGCAGGTCGGCAGAGGAAGCCCGGCGTCCAGACTCCGGGCCGGGTACTCTCCTGCCACGGCTTCCGACGAAAGCACGGAGGATTCTTCATCCGAGATCTACACCGGAAAACAG GAAAAGCCTGCGTCGTCCCCACTGTCCAAGCCACGCAGAGCTCAGCCACGCGCCGACGACGGCGCCcgcccctctccggagccctcgAG GTCCCCGATGGGCGGCGACGCCGAGCTGTCGCGGCACCAGCAGCAGGCGGCGACGACGCCCAAGGACTTCGTGTGCCCGATCACAAGCCAGGTCTTCGACGACCCCGTCACGCTCGAGACCGGCCAGACGTACGAGCGCCGCGCCATacaggagtggctcgaccgcggcAACGCCACCTGCCCCATCACGCGCCAGCACCTCCACGGCGGCAGCCTCCCCAAGACCAACTACGTCCTCAAGCGCCTCATCGCCGGCTGGCGCGAGCAGAGCCCGCCCGCCACGCCGATCACGCCCCCCACGCCCGCCACGCCCGCGGTGCCGAGAACGCCCGCGACCGCGAGGATGGAAAGCCCGGCCCCCGCGTTCAAGATCAACTCGCCGTCCCCGGACGCCACCGGCAGCCAGGCGAGCGCGCCGTCGCCGACCAGCGTCATCGTGCAGGCCACGGTGGAGAGCGCCGTCGGCGAGCTCCGCGCCGCGGTGTCCTGCCTCTGCACGTCCGAGGAGCTGGCCGAGTCGGAGAAGTCGGTCCTCAGGATCGAGCGGCTCTGGCGCGAGGCCGGCGCCGCCGAGCAGGCCTTCTTCTCCGCGCTGGCCAAGCCCGCCGTCATCAACGGCTtcgtggagatcctcttcaactccGTCAGCGCGCAGGTGCTGCAGGTGGCCGTCTTCCTCCTCGCCGAGCTCGCCTCCCGCGACGACGGCGTCGTGCAGACGCTCACGCGGGTGGACACCGACGTGGACTGCCTGGTCGCGCTGTTCAAGAAAGGGCTCGTCGAGGCCGTCgtgctcatcttcctcctgtctCCTTCCGTGGAGCAGCTCGTTGAGATGGACATGGGCGAAGCGCTGGTGGCAACCATCCGGCGAGCCGATGAGGCAGACGCGCTCAACATGTGCGTCAAGCCCAAGTCCGCGTCAGTGATCCTCCTGAGCCAGATTCTCACAGAATCAGGCGTCAGCCGGGAGAGCACGCCGCCGGTGCCGAGGTCCTCTCTGGTGTCTGAGAGGTTCGTTAGGAGCACGGCGCTGGTCTTGGAGGCCGAGCAGGTGGAGGTAAGGGTGGCCGCAATGAGGATCCTGATGCGATGCATCGGGGAAGACGGCCACTGCCGGAGCAGCATCGTGGAGAAGCTGGCGGTGAACGCCGTCCTAGACGCCTTCCACGTCGTCGGCGACGCCGACAAGTTCGAAATCGTGCGGTTCCTCTCCGAGCTTCTGAAGCTGAAAAG GCGATCGGCCGCGGAACGTGTGCTTCGGGCGATCAAAGAGGGGAGCTCCTTCAGCATGATGCACACGCTCCTCGTGTATCTGCAGTCCACGACGCCGGAGCAGAGCCCCGTCGTTGCCGGACTTCTTCTTCAGCTCGATCTCTTG GTGGAGCCGAGGAAGATAAGCATGTACCGCGAGGAGGCGATGGACAGCCTCGTGCAGTGCCTCAAGAACTCGGATTTCCCGAGGAGCCAGCTCCTCGCCGCCGAGACCATCATGAACCTCCCCGGAAAGTTCTCGTCGTCGGGGCGGCCGCTCGCCCGGTCGGCCCTGCTGAAGCTCGCCAGGGTGAAGGAGAGGTACCGGCAGTCGCAGGAGCTGAGCGTCGTTCGTGGCACCGACGGCGCCGAGGACGACGCCGCCGGGGAGGAGAAGGCGGCGTCGGAGTGGGAGAGGAAGACGGCCTACGCGCTGGTGAGCCACGAGTTCGGGCTGGTGCTGGAGGCCCTGTCCGAGTGCCTGGAGAGCAAGAACGCGGAGCTGTTCGCGGCGAGCCTCGTGTGCGCGGCATGGCTCGTCCACATGCTCTCCCTCCTCCCGGACACCGGCGTGCTCGGCGCCGCGCGTGTCTGCCTGCTCCGGCAGCTTGTGCTCGTCCTCAGGTCCGCCAAGCACGGCAGCGACCGCGCCCTCGCCATGGTGGCGCTGAGGAGCTTCATGAACGACCGCG AGGGAATGCAAGACATCACGACGTACATCAAGGACGTGCTGAGAACACTGAGGGAGCTCAAGAAATCGTCCGGCCTAGCGTTCGAGATGCTGAAGCTACTGTCAGATGGTCAGGAGTCTAGCATC GACATGTGGAACCACAAGGAGCTGAACAACGCCGACTGCAGCTCGAACGGCGAGGTCACGTCGATCGTTTACTACAAGAGCTACATCTTCTCCGGGCACTCTGATGGAACACTAAAG GTCTGGGAGGGAAGCGAGAACATCCTTCGGCTCGTCCAGGAATCCCAGGAGCACGCGAAAGCCATCACCAGCTTGTCAATCCTGCCTTCGGAGGAGAAGCTGTACAGCGGATCCATGGACAGAACTATCAGG GTTTGGCAGTTCCGGGACGGCCTCCGGTGCGCGGAGGTGTACGACACGAGGGACCCCGTGCAGAACCTGGCGGTGGCGAGCGCCATGGCCTGCTTCGTGCCGCAGGGCGCCGGCGTGAAGACGCTGAGCTGGAACGGCGGCACCCCCAAGGTGCTGAACCCGAGCAAGTCCGTGCGGTCCATGGCGCTGGTGCACGGCAAGCTCTTCTGCGGCTGCAACGACGGCAGCATCCAGGAGATCGACCTGGCCAGCGGCACGCTGGGCGTCATCCAGCCCGGGAACAAGAGGATCCTCGGCAAGTCCAACCCGGTCTACTCCCTGCAGGTCCACGACGGGCTGCTCTACACCGGGAGCACCCCTCTCGACGGCGCGTCCGTCAAG ATATGGAACAGCTCGAACTACAACCTGGTTGGGTCGATACCGTCGGCGGCGGAGGTGCGGTCACTGGTGGTGAGCGCGGACCTGGTGTACCTGGGCTCAAGGAACGGCGCCGTGGAGATCTGGTCCAGGGAGAAGCTCATCAAGATCGGCGCTCTTCAGGCCGGCGGCGCCGGCTGCCGGGTCCAGTGCATGGCGGTGGACGCCGACGGGGACGTCCTCGTCGTCGGAACGTCTGACGGCAAAATTCAG GCTTGGGGATTGACTTGA